Below is a genomic region from uncultured Desulfovibrio sp..
TCACCTCGATTTCGAACACGTCGGAAGCCAGCGTGATTTCGCCGCTTTCCTGCTTGTTCTGGTCATATACTTTCACGGTAGCCATTGCTGCTTCCTCTACTGCTTGCGGATCAGCACCAGCCCGTTCTTGGGGCCGGGCACGGAACCTTTGACCAGAATGACGTTGTCCTCAGGACGCACATCAACGATGGTCAGGCCCATTTCCGTAACGGTTTCATTGCCCCAATGGCCCGCCATTTTCCGACCCTTAAAAACGTGGCCAGGAAAGGTGTTGTTACCAATGGAACCATTGTTGCGGTGCACCTTTTCGCAGCCGTGGGTATCTTTGGAGCCGGCGAAATTCCAGCGGCGCATGCGCCCCTGGTAGCCTTTACCCATGCTTGTGCCGGTCACCTTGACCGTATCGCCTGCGGCGAAAATTTCAACGGTCAGTTCCTGACCCAGCTCCTGCTCCGGCGCACCCGCAAGGCGGATTTCGCGCAGATGGCGGAAAAGACCCTTGCCAGCCTTGGCGAAGTGTCCCTGCAAAGCCTTGGTGCTGTGCTTTTCCTTAGCGGGGGTCAGCGCGATCTGAACGGCGTTGTAGCCGTCCGTCTCCGCAGTTTTGACCTGGGTGACGGGGCACGGACCGGCCTCAATCACCGTGACAGGCACGGCAGCGCCAGCGCCGTCAAATATGCGGGTCATACCAAGTTTGCGACCCAAAATTCCCATTTTCTCAGCCATGACTGCCTCTCGCTAGAGCTTGATTTCCACGTCCACACCGGCGGGCAACGAAAGCTTGCCCAGCGCGTCGACGGTCTGCTGCGTGGGTTCCAGGATATCCATGAGCCGCTTGTGAATGCGCATTTCAAACTGCTCACGGGACTTTTTGTCCACATGCACGGAACGCTGCACGGTGTACTTGTGAATGTTGGTGGGCAGGGGAATTGGTCCCGCCACACCGGCACCGGTATTGC
It encodes:
- the rplC gene encoding 50S ribosomal protein L3 — encoded protein: MAEKMGILGRKLGMTRIFDGAGAAVPVTVIEAGPCPVTQVKTAETDGYNAVQIALTPAKEKHSTKALQGHFAKAGKGLFRHLREIRLAGAPEQELGQELTVEIFAAGDTVKVTGTSMGKGYQGRMRRWNFAGSKDTHGCEKVHRNNGSIGNNTFPGHVFKGRKMAGHWGNETVTEMGLTIVDVRPEDNVILVKGSVPGPKNGLVLIRKQ
- the rpsJ gene encoding 30S ribosomal protein S10, with the translated sequence MTTVSSDRIRIKLKAYDYRILDKAVAEIVDTARNTGAGVAGPIPLPTNIHKYTVQRSVHVDKKSREQFEMRIHKRLMDILEPTQQTVDALGKLSLPAGVDVEIKL